Proteins from a genomic interval of Schistosoma mansoni strain Puerto Rico chromosome 2, complete genome:
- a CDS encoding Zic family C2H2-type zinc finger protein: MHVHMNDKPYFCRFKGCDKSYTHPSSLRKHLRVHYLSPNDALNPTDYDTHSNSNFSLRKASRKRHYSTRNEYDSESFTHVNTNTTTNITNSSINIRSPSSKDFMSQLAAVVCGPTEKEFKFQRNNLNYNEFQETIQQHAENISQFRNDTFMWGQLDNDLPMTNNRNNNNKKTNTNLSYLSSNHNNIDPFLSSSRMYSSLNFGQSLSTLSQITPSSPTDIIAQHEMNMDSVKMKSDLLNLNRSYELHNNVINNSNSNPYGPYCFLPSSHQYHSDNQQSQETQHFQRQQMNSSPKSCNNLYSLDTNLLYTCNNNSQSMHNLQPNHKHLTSDHLLIQQSQQHSIYSETSHQSNSTDSDLENSNLSLSEPLTCGVQFPATNSLSNWLSLNNRNGISVTNYLGWSMLNNDKTMITSNINNNIDELPHHSLDNNNHHQIDEINNIDCIPSTVHHQMKCCENFDNIPLSNNNNNNDNGFLNNDTEKDQSNQCTFTKNKIKDSIISPYISNCTFSYICNLEDEHKLHNKEENDKRNKIIEHKNEYIDNYYSSSSSSSSTIIDCVNNSSTLCSMINNSVIHGNPNNTTAETKRTLVVYESMELASGACCPM, encoded by the exons ATGCATGTACATATGAATGATAAACCATATTTTTGTCGATTTAAAGGATGTGATAAAAGTTATACACATCCTAGTTCATTACGTAAACATTTACGTGTACATTATTTATCACCGAATGATGCATTAAATCCAACAGACTATGATACCCACTCGAACTCAA ATTTTTCACTACGTAAAGCTTCAAGAAAACGTCATTATTCTACTAGAAATGAATATGATTCAGAGAGTTTTACACATGTTAATACAAATACAACTACTAATATAACTAATAGTAGTATTAACATTcgatcaccatcttcaaaagaTTTTATGTCACAGTTAGCAGCAGTAGTATGTGGTCCAACTGAAAAAGAGTTTAAATTCCAacgaaataatttaaattataatgaatttcAAGAAACAATTCAACAACATGCTGAAAATATTTCACAATTTCGTAATGATACATTTATGTGGGGACAGTTAGACAATGATCTCCCAATGACTAATAaccgtaataataataataagaaaacaaaTACTAATCTATCCTATTTATCAtccaatcataataatattgatcCATTTTTGTCGAGTTCACGCATGTATTCATCGTTAAATTTCGGACAGTCTTTATCAACATTATCACAAATAACACCTTCTTCACCAACAGACATTATAGCACAACATGAAATGAATATGGATAGTGTAAAGATGAAATCTGACCTATTGAATTTAAATCGTTCTTATGAATTACATAACAATgtaattaataatagtaatagtaatccATATG GACCATATTGTTTTTTACCATCTTCACATCAATATCATTCCGATAATCAACAATCTCAAGAAACTCAACATTTTCAACGACAACAAATGAATTCCTCACCAAAATCGTgtaataatttatattcacttgatACAAATCTTTTATATACATGTAATAATAATTCACAATCTATGCATAATTTACAACCGAATCATAAACATTTAACATCAGATCATTTATTAATCCAACAATCACAACAACATTCAATTTATTCAGAAACAAGTCATCAATCGAATTCAACAGATTCTGATTTAGAAAATAGTA atttatcattatcagaaccATTAACATGTGGAGTACAATTTCCTGCAACTAATTCATTATCAAATTGGCTTTCATTAAATAATAGAAATGGAATATCAGTTACAAATTATTTAGGATGGTCAAtgttaaataatgataaaacaatgataacatctaatataaataataatattgatgaatTACCTCATCATTCAttagacaataataatcatcatcagaTAGATGAGATAAACAATATTGATTGTATACCTTCAACGGTACATCATCAAATGAAATGTTGTGAGAATTTCGATAATATTCCCTTATcgaacaataataacaataatgataatggcTTTCTTAATAATGATACTGAGAAAGATCAAAGTAATCAATGTACATTTACAAAGAATAAGATTAAAGATTCAATCATTTCCCCGTATATTTCAAATTgtacattttcatatatttgtAATCTAGAAGATGAGCATAAATTACAtaataaagaagaaaatgataaacgaaataaaataattgaacatAAGAATGAATATATTGACAACTATTattcatcctcatcatcatcatcatctacaaTAATAGATTGTGTTAATAATTCTTCAACTTTATGCTCAATGataaataattcagttattCATGGAAACCCTAACAATACTACCGCCG AGACAAAGCGTACATTGGTGGTATACGAGTCTATGGAGTTAGCTAGTGGGGCCTGTTGTCCAATGTGA